A genomic stretch from Alphaproteobacteria bacterium includes:
- a CDS encoding ParA family protein, translating to MTPRSRPRILAIANQKGGVGKTTTAINLGTALAAVEQRVLLIDFDPQGNASTGLGIDRARRRLNSYSILMDGLPFEQAVLPTGIPGLEVVAASLDLTGAELELVASPRREYHLHDAFATANVPYDYILIDCPPALGLLTLNALVAADAVLVPLQVEFYALEGLSHLLGTIERVKRSFNARLELQGIVLTMFDKRNSLSEMIAQDVRGHLGDKVYSTVIPRNVRVSEAPSHGKPVLLYDLRCTGAQAYLHLAGEILRREGIFPASGASTQSSANADPVRARA from the coding sequence ATTACTCCCCGGTCTCGACCCCGCATCCTCGCAATCGCTAACCAGAAAGGCGGCGTCGGTAAGACCACGACCGCAATAAACCTGGGAACAGCGCTTGCGGCCGTTGAGCAGCGGGTCCTGCTGATCGATTTCGATCCTCAGGGCAATGCGAGCACAGGACTCGGGATTGACAGAGCCCGACGCCGACTAAATTCGTACAGCATTCTGATGGACGGTTTGCCCTTCGAGCAAGCCGTCTTGCCGACAGGCATTCCCGGCTTGGAGGTGGTCGCTGCATCCCTCGATCTTACGGGCGCCGAACTGGAGCTGGTCGCCTCTCCCCGTCGCGAATATCACCTGCACGACGCCTTCGCGACCGCCAACGTGCCCTACGACTATATCTTGATCGATTGCCCGCCGGCCTTGGGCCTCCTGACTCTCAACGCCCTGGTCGCTGCCGATGCGGTTCTGGTCCCCTTGCAAGTCGAGTTCTATGCGCTGGAGGGACTCAGCCACCTCCTGGGAACGATCGAACGCGTGAAGAGGTCATTCAACGCGCGGCTTGAGCTACAAGGTATTGTGTTGACCATGTTCGATAAACGCAATAGCTTGAGTGAAATGATCGCGCAGGATGTCCGTGGTCATCTTGGCGACAAGGTTTACAGCACGGTCATCCCTCGCAACGTCCGTGTCTCCGAAGCGCCGTCTCATGGTAAGCCGGTCTTGCTTTACGATCTTCGGTGCACGGGCGCTCAAGCCTACCTGCATCTCGCGGGCGAAATTTTGAGACGCGAGGGCATCTTTCCGGCATCCGGCGCATCGACTCAATCAAGCGCCAATGCAGACCCTGTTAGGGCGCGCGCATGA
- the rsmG gene encoding 16S rRNA (guanine(527)-N(7))-methyltransferase RsmG, whose protein sequence is MTAESLRDFIDVSRETLEKLEIYVALLRKWQNAINLVGKSTLADPWRRHVLDSAQLVRFLPKSVRSIIDLGSGAGFPGLVLSIFGAPDVTLCESDSRKCVFLREVVRRTHSTAIVTERRAETLSGMNFHVATARALAPVDTLLSYAVPILAPDGICLFLKGKEVEEELTAACKRWNMRIEVIASHTDSAGKILRLGEISRAAPNSFR, encoded by the coding sequence ATGACAGCCGAATCGCTTCGGGACTTTATAGATGTTTCACGTGAAACACTCGAAAAGCTCGAAATTTACGTCGCGCTGCTTCGGAAATGGCAAAACGCGATCAATCTCGTCGGGAAAAGCACTTTAGCCGATCCCTGGCGCCGCCATGTTCTCGACTCAGCCCAATTAGTTCGTTTTTTGCCGAAGTCGGTGCGGTCAATCATCGATCTTGGAAGCGGCGCCGGTTTTCCGGGGCTCGTGCTGTCGATATTCGGCGCCCCTGATGTCACCCTCTGCGAATCGGACTCGCGCAAATGCGTTTTCCTCCGCGAGGTCGTTCGACGAACTCACAGTACTGCCATTGTCACCGAGCGGCGCGCTGAAACGCTCTCAGGTATGAATTTTCACGTGGCGACCGCACGAGCCCTCGCGCCTGTCGATACACTTTTGTCGTATGCGGTCCCGATACTGGCGCCCGACGGGATTTGCCTATTTCTGAAGGGTAAAGAGGTGGAAGAAGAATTGACCGCAGCGTGTAAACGATGGAATATGCGGATCGAGGTCATTGCCAGCCATACGGATTCGGCGGGCAAAATACTAAGGCTAGGGGAGATATCGCGTGCCGCACCCAACAGCTTCCGTTAG